Proteins encoded by one window of Erythrobacter sp.:
- the infC gene encoding translation initiation factor IF-3, with protein MAPPVKSGPKFDQMIQSDKVRVIDENGENIGVMYTREAIEQAAELGLNLVEISPNADPPVAKFLDVGKHRYEAQKKANAARKTQKTQDIKEIKMRPNIDDHDYDVKMRAMNKFIDNGDKVKVTLRFRGREMAHQHLGMDLLKRVQDDMAETAKIEAFPRLEGRQMLMVLSPK; from the coding sequence ATGGCACCGCCGGTAAAATCCGGCCCGAAATTCGATCAGATGATCCAGTCCGACAAGGTTCGCGTCATCGACGAGAACGGCGAGAATATCGGCGTCATGTACACCCGCGAAGCGATCGAGCAGGCTGCCGAGCTCGGCCTCAACCTGGTCGAGATTTCGCCCAATGCCGATCCGCCCGTGGCCAAGTTCCTCGACGTCGGCAAGCACCGCTACGAAGCCCAGAAAAAGGCCAATGCGGCGCGCAAGACGCAGAAGACGCAGGACATCAAAGAGATCAAGATGCGCCCGAACATCGACGATCACGATTACGATGTGAAGATGCGGGCGATGAACAAATTCATCGACAATGGCGACAAGGTGAAAGTGACGCTGCGCTTCCGTGGCCGCGAAATGGCGCACCAGCACCTCGGCATGGACCTGCTCAAGCGGGTGCAGGACGATATGGCCGAAACCGCCAAGATCGAAGCATTCCCAAGGCTTGAAGGTCGGCAGATGCTGATGGTGCTTTCGCCGAAGTAG
- a CDS encoding pyrophosphate--fructose-6-phosphate 1-phosphotransferase, giving the protein MKTVAMLTAGGLAPCLSSAVGGLIERYTEVAPDIRLIAYRNGYAGLLTGDYIEVPDSVRATAGRLHAFGGSPIGNSRVKLTNVADCVKRGLVREGQNPLQVAAEQLTRDGVRVLHTIGGDDTNLTAADLAAYLNANGYHLTVVGLPKTIDNDVIPIRQSLGAHTAAEQGAVYARNIIAEHSANPRMLIVHEVMGRHCGWLTAATARAHHDWVKAAPFADWPENAAARWDVHGVYIPERMFDIRAEAERLRATMDEHDGVNLFLSEGAGMGEIVEAMEAAGEEVPRDAFGHVRLDRVNPGQWFATKLAEAIGAEKVLVQKSGYFSRSAPANAADLALIRACTDHAVSAALRGEPGVVGQDEDRGDVLRAIEFERIRGGKRFDPAQDWFAELLRELGQG; this is encoded by the coding sequence GTGAAGACAGTCGCCATGCTCACCGCCGGCGGCCTCGCCCCCTGCCTCTCGTCCGCTGTCGGCGGGCTAATCGAGCGGTATACCGAGGTTGCGCCCGATATTCGGCTGATCGCTTATCGCAACGGTTACGCCGGACTCCTCACTGGCGATTACATCGAAGTGCCTGACAGTGTGCGCGCCACAGCCGGACGGCTCCACGCCTTTGGCGGCAGTCCTATCGGCAACAGCCGGGTGAAGCTCACCAATGTCGCTGACTGCGTGAAGCGCGGGCTGGTGCGCGAAGGTCAGAACCCCTTGCAGGTCGCTGCCGAGCAGCTGACGCGCGACGGGGTGCGGGTGCTCCACACCATCGGCGGGGACGACACCAATCTCACCGCTGCCGATCTTGCCGCCTATCTCAACGCCAACGGCTATCACCTCACCGTGGTCGGCCTGCCCAAGACCATCGACAACGACGTGATCCCGATCCGACAATCGCTGGGTGCCCATACGGCGGCCGAGCAGGGCGCGGTCTATGCCCGCAATATCATTGCCGAACATTCGGCCAATCCGCGGATGCTGATCGTGCACGAAGTGATGGGGCGGCATTGCGGCTGGCTGACCGCCGCCACCGCCCGCGCGCATCACGATTGGGTGAAAGCTGCGCCCTTTGCCGACTGGCCCGAAAACGCCGCCGCGCGCTGGGACGTGCACGGGGTCTATATTCCGGAACGCATGTTCGACATCAGGGCCGAGGCCGAGCGGCTGCGCGCCACGATGGACGAACACGATGGGGTGAACCTGTTCCTTTCCGAAGGCGCAGGCATGGGAGAGATCGTCGAAGCCATGGAGGCCGCAGGCGAAGAGGTGCCGCGCGATGCCTTCGGCCATGTGCGGCTCGACAGGGTGAACCCCGGCCAGTGGTTCGCGACCAAGTTGGCCGAGGCGATTGGCGCGGAAAAGGTGCTGGTGCAGAAGAGCGGCTACTTCTCCCGCTCCGCCCCCGCGAATGCCGCCGATCTGGCGCTAATCCGGGCCTGCACCGATCACGCGGTAAGCGCGGCGTTGCGCGGCGAACCTGGCGTGGTGGGGCAGGACGAGGACCGCGGCGATGTATTGCGCGCCATCGAGTTCGAGCGGATCAGGGGCGGCAAGCGTTTCGATCCGGCGCAGGACTGGTTCGCGGAGTTGCTGCGGGAGCTGGGGCAGGGCTGA
- a CDS encoding DUF2158 domain-containing protein, which translates to MEITKGQVVQLKSGGPTMTVEWVEGEEAYCVWFDGKKTAGQKFKCSSLQSYP; encoded by the coding sequence ATGGAAATCACGAAGGGACAGGTGGTGCAATTGAAATCCGGTGGCCCCACCATGACGGTCGAATGGGTTGAGGGCGAAGAAGCCTACTGTGTCTGGTTTGATGGAAAGAAAACCGCTGGGCAAAAATTTAAATGCTCCTCATTGCAGTCTTATCCGTAA
- a CDS encoding M1 family metallopeptidase gives MRFPILATLSPVLAALLLAGCTADELPDQERVIAPVLTSEQAFDEFTYARPQEARVTHVALDLDLDFEARRVEGTATLDVQAAPDATEIVLDSDGLVIGGIADGNGNALEYTVGESDPEKGEPITVQLGERTGPDLQQVVITYASGPEAEALQWLDPEQTAGGTHQFMFSQGQAILNRSWIPTQDSPGIRQTWEASITAPEPLTVVMSGISRGDPEEGEEGRRTFAFAMDNSVPPYLIAIAAGNLEFAELGARSGVWAEPEMIAAAEAELVDTEAMIDAAEELFGDYRWGRYDMIVLPPAFPYGGMENPVMTFLTPTFIAGDRSNTGLVAHELAHSWSGNLVTYSSWRDGWLNEGVTSYLENRISEVVFGEERAAQEYALSYAALEEMVEAQGADNPVTAMRTPDGTSPFDTAGEAIYDKGTVFLRTVETIVGREKFDAWIRNWFDSHAFQPATSEMFLADLRENLIAGDAELEEALMLDEWVYGTGIPANAAKPDQAAFAEVDTAAAAYAADRTLPLASAWTGWTAAEQRRFLETLPDELTAAELASLNDSLSLAGSGNNEVLFLWLEAALRNEYQPAVPQAEQFLARVGRNKFVAPLFRALWDTGSWGQPIATRIYGETRGSYHSMTRGNVDGIVGFEPEN, from the coding sequence ATGCGTTTTCCCATCCTTGCCACACTTTCCCCGGTTCTGGCCGCCCTGCTGTTGGCAGGCTGCACCGCCGACGAGCTGCCCGATCAGGAGCGGGTGATCGCCCCGGTGCTGACGAGCGAACAGGCCTTCGACGAGTTTACCTATGCCCGCCCGCAGGAAGCGCGGGTGACACATGTGGCGCTCGATCTCGATCTCGATTTTGAAGCCCGCCGTGTTGAGGGGACGGCCACGCTCGATGTGCAGGCGGCACCCGACGCGACCGAGATCGTGCTCGATTCCGACGGCCTGGTGATCGGCGGGATTGCCGACGGCAACGGCAATGCACTTGAATATACCGTGGGCGAGAGCGATCCCGAGAAGGGTGAACCGATCACCGTGCAACTGGGCGAACGCACCGGGCCGGACTTGCAGCAGGTGGTCATCACCTATGCCAGCGGGCCGGAAGCCGAGGCGCTGCAATGGCTCGATCCCGAACAGACGGCGGGCGGCACGCACCAGTTCATGTTCAGCCAGGGGCAGGCGATCCTCAACCGCAGCTGGATCCCCACGCAGGACAGCCCCGGCATCCGCCAGACCTGGGAAGCGAGCATAACCGCGCCCGAACCGCTGACAGTGGTGATGAGCGGCATCAGTCGCGGTGATCCCGAAGAGGGAGAGGAAGGCCGCCGCACTTTCGCGTTCGCGATGGACAATTCGGTCCCGCCGTATCTGATCGCGATTGCCGCCGGGAACCTCGAGTTCGCCGAACTGGGCGCGCGTTCGGGCGTCTGGGCGGAACCCGAAATGATCGCAGCGGCAGAGGCCGAACTGGTCGATACCGAAGCGATGATCGATGCTGCCGAAGAGCTGTTCGGCGACTATCGCTGGGGCCGCTATGACATGATTGTCCTGCCGCCCGCCTTCCCCTATGGCGGGATGGAAAACCCGGTGATGACCTTCCTCACCCCCACTTTCATCGCCGGAGACCGCTCCAACACGGGCCTTGTGGCGCATGAACTGGCGCATAGCTGGTCGGGCAATCTGGTGACCTATTCGAGCTGGCGCGATGGCTGGCTGAACGAAGGCGTCACCTCCTATCTGGAGAACCGCATCAGCGAAGTGGTGTTCGGCGAGGAGCGCGCGGCCCAAGAATATGCGCTGAGCTATGCCGCACTGGAGGAGATGGTCGAGGCGCAGGGGGCGGACAATCCGGTTACCGCGATGCGCACCCCCGATGGCACCAGTCCGTTCGATACGGCGGGCGAGGCCATCTACGACAAGGGCACGGTTTTCCTGCGTACCGTCGAAACCATCGTCGGGCGCGAGAAGTTCGATGCCTGGATCCGCAACTGGTTCGACAGTCACGCTTTCCAGCCTGCCACCAGCGAGATGTTCCTTGCCGACCTGCGCGAGAACCTGATCGCCGGCGATGCCGAGCTGGAAGAAGCGCTGATGCTCGACGAATGGGTTTACGGCACCGGCATCCCCGCCAATGCGGCGAAGCCCGATCAGGCAGCCTTTGCCGAAGTCGATACGGCGGCGGCGGCCTATGCTGCTGACCGCACCCTGCCGCTCGCCAGCGCCTGGACCGGGTGGACCGCGGCGGAGCAGCGGCGGTTCCTTGAAACATTGCCCGACGAGTTGACCGCCGCCGAGCTGGCATCGCTCAACGACAGCCTCAGCCTTGCCGGATCGGGCAACAATGAAGTGCTGTTCCTCTGGCTCGAAGCGGCGCTGCGCAACGAATACCAGCCCGCCGTACCGCAGGCCGAGCAGTTCCTGGCGCGGGTCGGTCGCAACAAGTTCGTCGCCCCGCTATTCCGGGCGCTGTGGGATACCGGGAGCTGGGGTCAGCCGATCGCCACGCGCATCTATGGTGAGACGCGTGGAAGCTATCACTCCATGACACGCGGTAACGTGGACGGGATTGTCGGGTTCGAGCCCGAAAACTAG
- the pdeM gene encoding ligase-associated DNA damage response endonuclease PdeM, with product MVPVSFAFPFCGDEFRLVPQGGTGRALFWPRENALLVADLHLEKASFYARHGQMLPPYDSRETLERLADAIRLTGARRVYTLGDNFHDSDGSQRLEPHAAGMLAALTRATDWVWITGNHDPSMEARSGGTIAEELEIGGMVLRHMVKRGETRPELSGHFHPRVQVTIHHRHIRRPCAVVSYTGDANCGRMILPAFGALTGGMNAADPAILAALQPASSVDALVPAGTRLARFPLWREAA from the coding sequence ATGGTTCCCGTTTCGTTCGCCTTTCCCTTTTGCGGGGACGAATTCCGGCTCGTGCCGCAGGGCGGGACTGGGCGGGCGCTGTTCTGGCCGCGCGAGAATGCACTGCTGGTGGCGGACTTGCATCTGGAAAAGGCGAGCTTCTACGCCCGCCACGGACAGATGCTGCCGCCCTATGACAGCCGCGAGACGCTGGAACGACTGGCCGATGCGATCCGGCTGACGGGAGCGCGGCGGGTCTACACGCTGGGGGACAATTTCCACGATTCGGACGGCTCGCAGCGGCTGGAGCCCCACGCGGCAGGGATGCTCGCCGCGCTCACCCGCGCCACCGATTGGGTGTGGATTACAGGCAACCACGATCCATCGATGGAGGCTAGGAGCGGCGGCACGATTGCCGAGGAGCTGGAAATAGGCGGCATGGTGCTGCGGCACATGGTCAAACGCGGGGAGACGCGGCCCGAATTGTCCGGCCATTTCCACCCGCGCGTGCAGGTGACAATCCACCACCGCCATATCCGCCGCCCTTGCGCGGTGGTGAGCTATACCGGGGATGCGAACTGCGGGCGGATGATCCTGCCCGCTTTCGGCGCGCTGACCGGCGGGATGAACGCTGCCGACCCGGCGATCCTCGCTGCGCTCCAGCCCGCCAGCAGCGTCGACGCGCTGGTTCCGGCGGGAACGCGGCTGGCGCGATTCCCGCTCTGGCGCGAGGCGGCGTAG
- a CDS encoding VOC family protein yields the protein MSQGRVTGIGGLFIRSADPARLAAWYRDHLGFAATASGEPTPEGEWVWMQDAGPTVFAAFRAESDYFAADRQTMLNLRVEGLEALLARLEAAGVAISHREMMEGVGAFARVHDCDGNPVELWEP from the coding sequence ATGAGTCAAGGCAGGGTAACGGGAATCGGGGGGCTGTTCATCCGTTCGGCAGACCCTGCGCGGCTGGCGGCGTGGTATCGCGACCACCTCGGCTTTGCCGCCACCGCGAGCGGCGAACCGACACCCGAAGGCGAATGGGTGTGGATGCAGGACGCCGGACCAACGGTATTCGCCGCCTTCCGCGCCGAAAGCGATTACTTCGCGGCCGACCGGCAGACGATGCTCAACCTGCGCGTCGAGGGACTGGAAGCGCTGCTGGCCCGGCTGGAAGCGGCGGGAGTTGCGATCAGCCACCGCGAGATGATGGAAGGCGTCGGCGCTTTCGCCCGCGTCCACGATTGCGACGGCAACCCGGTGGAACTGTGGGAGCCGTGA
- a CDS encoding glycoside hydrolase family 16 protein: MTHKLLLAALAPIILTACQTASLPEPAAAERTLIFADEFNSGTLDQSRWSPVGMDFWVNREEQAYIDSPDTIRFLSSAEGADGGVLVLQPVYRPGVDSNAERNADFVSGRITTRGKFEFTYGRAEARIRMPDAEGVWPAFWLLGNGPWPTTGEIDIMEYIGEADWTGVAIHGPGYSGDLGIADRQYFAPGTDVTQWHTYAAEWTADEISFFVDDRLTMRIPRTNAEFFGEWVFDNPQHVILNFAVGGIYPHKINGIEEPYLGMPQETADRIAGGELFMEVDWVRVYSAAE; the protein is encoded by the coding sequence ATGACACACAAACTGCTGCTCGCCGCCCTCGCTCCGATCATCCTCACCGCGTGCCAGACGGCTTCGCTGCCCGAACCCGCCGCAGCGGAGCGCACGCTGATCTTCGCCGACGAGTTCAATTCCGGCACGCTCGACCAGAGCCGCTGGAGCCCGGTCGGAATGGATTTCTGGGTCAACCGCGAAGAGCAGGCCTATATCGATTCGCCCGATACCATCCGCTTCCTGAGCAGCGCCGAAGGGGCCGATGGCGGGGTGCTGGTGCTCCAGCCGGTCTACCGCCCCGGCGTGGACAGCAATGCCGAGCGCAATGCCGACTTCGTTTCCGGCCGGATCACCACGCGCGGCAAGTTCGAATTCACCTATGGCCGTGCCGAGGCGCGCATCCGGATGCCCGATGCCGAAGGCGTCTGGCCTGCCTTCTGGCTGCTCGGCAACGGGCCCTGGCCGACCACCGGCGAAATCGACATCATGGAATATATCGGCGAAGCCGACTGGACCGGCGTCGCCATCCACGGCCCCGGCTATTCGGGCGATCTGGGCATCGCCGACCGCCAGTACTTCGCCCCCGGCACCGACGTGACCCAGTGGCACACCTATGCCGCCGAATGGACAGCGGACGAAATCAGCTTCTTCGTCGACGACCGCCTGACCATGCGCATCCCACGCACCAATGCCGAGTTCTTCGGTGAGTGGGTATTCGACAATCCCCAGCACGTGATCCTGAACTTCGCCGTGGGCGGCATCTATCCGCACAAGATCAACGGGATCGAGGAACCCTATCTGGGCATGCCGCAGGAAACCGCAGACCGGATCGCGGGGGGGGAACTGTTCATGGAAGTGGACTGGGTGCGGGTTTATTCGGCGGCAGAGTGA
- the hemF gene encoding oxygen-dependent coproporphyrinogen oxidase, giving the protein MDSTEQTQAARNWFESLRDRICAEFEAIEREAGSDASFAYTPWNRETEDGSDGGGGVQGLMKGKVFEKVGVNVSTVSGEFSPQFAGQVNGASTEHPTFTATGISLVAHMANPHVPAVHMNTRFLTTQAAWFGGGADLNPPLPYAEDTEAFHARFRAACAAHNPTYYERFRKWADDYFYIPHRNVHRGVGGIFYDHLECEDAAAFDRNFAFTRDVGLAFLDIYPKLVRKRMGAEWTPAEKLQQLEWRGRYAEFNLVYDRGTLFGLKTGGNIDAILMSLPPEAVWT; this is encoded by the coding sequence ATGGATAGCACAGAACAGACCCAAGCCGCCCGCAACTGGTTCGAAAGCCTTCGGGACCGGATCTGCGCGGAATTCGAAGCGATCGAGCGCGAGGCGGGATCGGATGCGAGCTTCGCCTATACCCCGTGGAACCGCGAGACCGAGGACGGCAGCGACGGCGGCGGCGGGGTGCAGGGGCTGATGAAGGGCAAGGTGTTCGAGAAGGTGGGGGTCAACGTCTCCACCGTCTCGGGCGAATTTTCCCCGCAATTCGCCGGGCAGGTCAACGGCGCGAGCACCGAACATCCCACCTTCACCGCCACCGGCATCAGCTTGGTCGCGCACATGGCCAATCCGCACGTGCCCGCTGTGCACATGAACACCCGCTTCCTGACGACCCAGGCGGCCTGGTTCGGCGGCGGGGCGGACCTCAATCCGCCGCTGCCTTACGCGGAAGACACCGAAGCCTTCCACGCCCGCTTCCGCGCCGCCTGCGCCGCACACAACCCGACCTATTACGAGCGGTTCAGGAAATGGGCGGACGATTATTTCTACATCCCACACCGGAACGTGCATCGCGGCGTGGGCGGGATTTTCTACGATCACCTCGAATGCGAGGACGCCGCCGCCTTCGACCGCAACTTCGCCTTCACCCGCGACGTGGGCCTCGCCTTCCTCGACATCTACCCCAAGCTGGTGCGCAAACGCATGGGCGCTGAATGGACGCCTGCGGAGAAGTTGCAGCAACTCGAATGGCGCGGCCGCTATGCCGAGTTCAACCTGGTCTACGACCGGGGCACGCTGTTCGGCCTGAAGACCGGCGGGAACATCGATGCGATCTTGATGAGCCTGCCGCCTGAGGCGGTGTGGACGTAA